AGCATTTGCTGATGTATTAGGACTTGCAGTACACGCATTAAAGAAAAACTAATAAATAATAGGAATAGCGCCAATTAGGCGCTATTTTTATAGTAAAGTTTCTATGTATTTTTCTATCTTTTTAGGTGAAGTTATAGGTGGGAATCTTTTAATAATTTTGCCATTTTTTCCTATTAAAAACTTAGTAAAATTCCATTTAATATTGCTACCAAATATTCCTTTTGTTTCCTTTTTTAAGTAAGTATATAAAGGGTCTTCATTAAGCCCATTAACATCAATTTTTTTGAAGATTTTAAAGTGTGTATTAAAATTTAAAGAACAGGTACTACTTATTTCACTGTCACTTAAGGGTTCTTGATTTAAAAATTGATTACAAGGAAAAGCAAGTATTTCAAATCCTTTATCTCTATACTTATTGTATAGATCTTCTAAATCATTAAATTGATTGGCAAGCCCACATTTAGTTGCAGTATTAACTATTAATAGAACTTTACCTTTATATTCATTTAAAGATACATCTTTATTTAGGTTATCTTTAACTGTAAAATCATAAATATTCATATTATCACCTCTATATATATTTTACTTCATTTTTATAATATTTTCTATTGTAAATTTATTGAAAAAAATGTATATATGATATATAATTAAAGAAAAACAGAAAGGATATGATTATGAAATATATTATTAATGAAAGTAATGACACAGCATATAACATTGCACTTGAAGAATATGCATTTAAAAAACTATTAAAAGAAGAAATGATATTCCTTTTATGGATTAACAAACCTTCAATAATAGTAGGAAGACACCAAAATACTATACAAGAAATTAACAAAGAGTTTGTTAGAGAAAATAACATTGAAGTTGTAAGAAGAATAAGTGGTGGAGGAGCTGTTTATCACGATTATAATAACTTAAACTATACTATAATTTCTAAAGAAAGTGAAAATAAAGCATTTGATTTTAAGAGTTTTTCAATTCCTGTAATTAAAACTTTAGAAAGTTTAGGTGTTAAAGCAGAATTTACTGGAAGAAATGATTTAGAAATAGATGGTAAAAAAATCTGTGGAAATGCACAAGCATATATCAATGGTAGAATAATGCACCATGGTTGTTTATTATTTGATGTTGATTTATCAGTATTATCTAAAGCTTTAAAAGTATCAAAAGATAAAATCGAATCTAAAGGTGTTAAATCAGTTAGAGCAAGAGTAACTAATATAGTAGATGAATTACCTAATAAAATTGATGTTAAAGAATTTAGAGATTTACTTTTAGATTATATGAAAAAAGAATATCCAGAAATGACAGAGTATGTATTCAGTGAAGAAGAAATAGCTGAAATAAATAAAGCTAAAGCAGAAAAATTTGGAAACTGGGATTGGAACTATGGAAAATCTCCAGAGTACAATATTACTAGATCAATGAAATTTGAAAAAGGTAAAATTGAAGTATTTGTAAACGTAATAGATTCAAAAATTGATAATATTAAAATATATGGAGACTTCTTTGGAATAGAAGATGTTGCAGCAGTAGAAGAAGTATTAAAAGGAGCTAAATATGAACAAGCTGAAGTTCTAGAAAGACTTAACTCTATAAATATTTCAAGATACTTTGCTGGAATTTCTGCTGAAGAAGTAATGAAAGCAATAGTAGAATAATGATATTATTTTACTTGTTTGGAATAATGTCATTTCTAACACCTTGTTTTATGTCTATTATTCCAGTTTATTTAACTATACTGACAAAAAAAGGAAATAAATTTCTTAATGTTACTCTATTTTTTATAGGTTTATCAACAACATTTGTATTAATGGGTTTAAGTTTTTCATTTATAGGTTCATATATAAAAAAGGACTTATTTAGAATCTTAGCAGGTATATATATATTTATGATGGGATTAATTCAACTTGAGCTATTTAATAACAAATTTGTTGATAGGGTAAAAATGATTAATTTAAGAGATGATTATACCAATTCATACTTTTATTCATTTCTTTTAGGATTTACTTTTTCTATGGGATGGATACCTTGTATTACACCTACTTTAAGTTCTATACTTATAAGTATAGGTGTAGGAGATTTTAGTATTACTAAAGGTATAGTTGCAATGTTAATATATTTCTTAGGATTAATTACACCATTTATTATTTCAACTTTAATAGTAAAAGATATGAAAAATATTACTAAATATTTGGATGAAATAAAAACTATGAATGGTATTATACTTATGGTGCTTGGATTACTTATGATATTTAATTTAATTGGTGCTATAGGATTATAGAAAGGGAAAAATGAATTACGATTTATTATATAAAGAAATTGAAGCTCTACTTTCAGATGAAGATTATCAAATATCTAGAATGGCAAATATGTCAGCTTTTATAATGGAATCTATGGGAGATTTAAACTGGGTAGGATTTTATATAGTTCATGGAGATGTTTTAAAAGTTGGACCATTTCAAGGAAAACCTGCGTGTTCAAATATACCTAAAGGTAAGGGGGTTTGTGGATATACTTGGGAAAATGAAAAAACAACAGTAGTAGAAGATGTTCATGAATTTCCAGGACATATTGCATGTGATGCTGCTTCAAATTCAGAAGTTGTGATACCTATATTTGATAAAGAAGGAAAGATGATAGCAGAACTAGATATTGATTCTCCAAAACTAAATAGATTTAGTAAAGAAGATGTAGAATTTTTAGAAAGATGCGCAAAATTAATATAAAGAAAAGGATTTAAGCAGTGCTTAAATCCTTTTTGTTTTAGTCTTTTATAATGTATCCAACGTTTCTTATTGTTTTGATTATCTTAGATGGGAAACCATATTCTATTTTTCTTCTTAAGAAAGTAATATATACGTCTCCAATGTTTTTGTGATCAGGTATTTCTTTACCCCATACCTTTTCAGCTATCATTTCTCTAGTAACCACTTTGTTTTTGTTCTTAACTAATAATTCTAGTAATTTATACTCTTTATTAGTTAAAGAAACTTCAACATCCCCTCTTTTTGCTTCTCTTGTGTAAGGGTTTAACGTTAAGTCTTTTACTTTTAATATTGCATTAGAAGTAAATGTAGTTTTTCTAGTTAATAGGTATAAAAGAGCATTTATCTTTGCTAAGAAAGCTTCTTTTGTAATACCATCGTAAACGTAGTCATTAAGACCAAATGCTAATGCTTCTTCTAAAATGAAACTATTTGTTGGGCTAGTTATAGCAACATAGATAATTTTATCCATCTTATCTACTTTGTATTGGAATAACTT
The sequence above is a segment of the Streptobacillus canis genome. Coding sequences within it:
- a CDS encoding lipoate--protein ligase, which encodes MKYIINESNDTAYNIALEEYAFKKLLKEEMIFLLWINKPSIIVGRHQNTIQEINKEFVRENNIEVVRRISGGGAVYHDYNNLNYTIISKESENKAFDFKSFSIPVIKTLESLGVKAEFTGRNDLEIDGKKICGNAQAYINGRIMHHGCLLFDVDLSVLSKALKVSKDKIESKGVKSVRARVTNIVDELPNKIDVKEFRDLLLDYMKKEYPEMTEYVFSEEEIAEINKAKAEKFGNWDWNYGKSPEYNITRSMKFEKGKIEVFVNVIDSKIDNIKIYGDFFGIEDVAAVEEVLKGAKYEQAEVLERLNSINISRYFAGISAEEVMKAIVE
- a CDS encoding glutathione peroxidase, which produces MNIYDFTVKDNLNKDVSLNEYKGKVLLIVNTATKCGLANQFNDLEDLYNKYRDKGFEILAFPCNQFLNQEPLSDSEISSTCSLNFNTHFKIFKKIDVNGLNEDPLYTYLKKETKGIFGSNIKWNFTKFLIGKNGKIIKRFPPITSPKKIEKYIETLL
- a CDS encoding winged helix-turn-helix domain-containing protein, with the protein product MNILYYSWDLNSEKKYADMLKLIDATVNFTTDEEFVVQSLEEGAVDVLIFDTTNILNYKKLFQYKVDKMDKIIYVAITSPTNSFILEEALAFGLNDYVYDGITKEAFLAKINALLYLLTRKTTFTSNAILKVKDLTLNPYTREAKRGDVEVSLTNKEYKLLELLVKNKNKVVTREMIAEKVWGKEIPDHKNIGDVYITFLRRKIEYGFPSKIIKTIRNVGYIIKD
- a CDS encoding cytochrome c biogenesis CcdA family protein, encoding MILFYLFGIMSFLTPCFMSIIPVYLTILTKKGNKFLNVTLFFIGLSTTFVLMGLSFSFIGSYIKKDLFRILAGIYIFMMGLIQLELFNNKFVDRVKMINLRDDYTNSYFYSFLLGFTFSMGWIPCITPTLSSILISIGVGDFSITKGIVAMLIYFLGLITPFIISTLIVKDMKNITKYLDEIKTMNGIILMVLGLLMIFNLIGAIGL
- a CDS encoding GAF domain-containing protein; this translates as MNYDLLYKEIEALLSDEDYQISRMANMSAFIMESMGDLNWVGFYIVHGDVLKVGPFQGKPACSNIPKGKGVCGYTWENEKTTVVEDVHEFPGHIACDAASNSEVVIPIFDKEGKMIAELDIDSPKLNRFSKEDVEFLERCAKLI